The proteins below come from a single Aegilops tauschii subsp. strangulata cultivar AL8/78 chromosome 6, Aet v6.0, whole genome shotgun sequence genomic window:
- the LOC141025737 gene encoding uncharacterized protein, translating into MVSKKLQSKFVCIDVTLNQIEGAISYFKKYRNDGFATSLDIARSIAIDMGVQPLFPVKRRITRKRQFDEISGNDENNQNEETQASEVESFRVKYFLVMIDVAIASLTTRFEELKTFGSIFGDNDLRRCCTNFVNKFTHGKSADVDLDDFVSELKVLQMTLPNTFMSADQIFEFVRDADCYLNVSIAYRILLTVPVTVASAGRSFSKLKLLKNYLRSTMSQERLNGLAMCCIEKNMLDSIDPDTLIDDFASKNARKSRFT; encoded by the coding sequence ATGGTGAGTAAGAAGTTGCAGTCTAAGTTTGTGTGCATTGATGTTACTCTTAATCAGATTGAAGGTGCCATCTCATATTTTAAGAAGTACAGAAATGACGGCTTTGCAACTAGTCTGGATATTGCGAGATCTATTGCAATTGACATGGGTGTACAACCTTTGTTTCCTGTCAAGAGACGTATTACTAGAAAAAGACAGTTTGATGAAATTAGTGGCAATGACGAAAATAACCAGAATGAAGAAACTCAAGCAAGTGAGGTGGAATCATTTAGAGTTAAATACTTTTTGGTGATGATTGATGTTGCAATTGCTTCCCTAACTACTAGATTTGAGGAACTGAAGACATTTGGGAGCATATTTGGTGATAATGATCTAAGAAGATGTTGCACTAATTTTGTCAACAAATTCACTCATGGTAAGTCAGCAGATGTCGATCTAGATGATTTCGTTTCTGAACTAAAAGTACTGCAGATGACATTGCCAAACACATTCATGTCAGCGGATCAGATATTTGAGTTTGTTAGAGATGCGGATTGTTATCTAAATGTCTCAATTGCTTATCGTATCCTTTTGACCGTACCTGTGACTGTTGCATCAGCTGGAAGGAGTTTCTCAAAATTGAAACTATTGAAAAATTATTTGAGGTCAACGATGTCTCAAGAAAGATTGAATGGATTGGCCATGTGCTGCATTGAGAAGAATATGCTGGATAGTATTGATCCTGACACTCTCATTGATGATTTTGCGTCAAAAAATGCACGAAAGTCTCGTTTCACATGA